In Acidimicrobiia bacterium, the sequence GCAGCCCTGCTCGCCACCGCCGCCCTGGCGTTTTACGTGCTCGTCTACTCGATGCTTCTCAAGCGCACCACGCACCAGAACATCGTCATCGGTGGCGCGGCCGGAGCGGTGCCGGCGCTCGTCGGCTGGGCGGCCGTCACCGGCACGGTCGGGCTCCCCGCTTGGGTGCTGTTCGCGGTGGTCTTCTACTGGACACCGCCCCACTTCTGGGCTCTCGCCCTTCGCTTCAAGGAGGACTACGGGCGAGCCGGAGTCCCGATGCTCCCGGTGGTCGCTGGCGAGCGGTCGACGACGTGGCAGATCAACCTGTACTCGGTCGTCGTGGTCGCTGTTTCGCTGCTCCTCTATCCCATCGCCTCGGTCGGGTCGGTCTACCTGGTGTCGGCGCTTGCCCTCGGCGCGGTCCTCATCGGCCAAGCGATCGCGCTGCACCGTCGCCCGGATCGCGCAATGCGCCTGTTTCGTTGGTCGAACCTCTATCTGGCGCTCCTGTTCGCCTCGGTGGTCGTCGATGTGCTGGTGGCGGCATGACCGCGGCGCGCCTCGTCCTGATCTCAGCAGCGAGTGTCGCCATCGTGGCGGCGGTCGCGGCGGCCATCGTGACCCGCCCGCGGCCGCGGTCGTTCCTCGACGCGCTCTATCTGGCGGTGCCGGTGCTCGGTGTCGTGGTGCTCGTGGTCTTTGTCGCTGCCCACTCGTGATCGCCGCGGCGGCGTTGGGTAGCGTGGCCCGATGCGCGGTCTTCCCGACGACACGGCACCCATCCGCCCCGACGAGCGTTTCGACGAGGCTCGGGTGGCCGCCCACCTCCGGGAGCACCTGCCCCATCTTCCCGGCGAGGCCGAGATCGAGTTCGCCCAGTTCCCCGGAGGGAAGGCGAACCTCACCTACCTGGTCCGTGCTGGCGACACCGAGCTGGTGCTGCGACGCCCCCCACTGGGTCCGGTCGCACCCAAGGCTCATGACATGGCCCGCGAGCACCGGGTGCTCTCGGTGCTGCACGAGGTGTATCCGAAGGCCCCCCGGGCGTTCCTTCTCTGCGAGGACCCGGAGGTCATGGACAAGCCGTTCTTCGTGATGGAGCGGCGGGTGGGTCATGTCATTCGTGGCGTGTGGCCACCGGAGTTGACGGCCGCCGGAGTCGGTCCGCGCCTGGTGGGGGAGAACCTCGTCGATGCGCTCGCCGAGTTACACGGCGTCGACCCGGTGGCGATCGGTCTCGGCGACC encodes:
- a CDS encoding heme o synthase, which encodes MDRVRDHGDVGSGGAGHTIAFGENVTVSRLAAYGLLIKARIIELLLITTVPAMVLAAGAWPGTGLVAATLFGGFLSAAGANALNNVIDRDIDGHMERTRHRPLPAHRVRPGEALVIGLALGAAGFLWLWWATNLLAALLATAALAFYVLVYSMLLKRTTHQNIVIGGAAGAVPALVGWAAVTGTVGLPAWVLFAVVFYWTPPHFWALALRFKEDYGRAGVPMLPVVAGERSTTWQINLYSVVVVAVSLLLYPIASVGSVYLVSALALGAVLIGQAIALHRRPDRAMRLFRWSNLYLALLFASVVVDVLVAA